GCGTAAGGGGCCGACCGCCGCTCGGGCTCCCGGGTATCGCCCGATGGCAGCGGATCGCCGTCCTTCATCCTGTTCCATTTGTCCCATACGTCAGCGGGCCGGTTCGTGGTGTAGACGGGGGCTTCGCCCTCTTTCCTCATGATGAGACGGGTCCCGACAATGATCTTCATCCTGCCCTTCGGCTGGGCAACAAAAAGCTCACCGGCGAGGACCGATATCTCGGTCTCACCCGCAGCGTTGATATCTATGCGGAAGGTGGACCGGTCGAAGGCATCGACCTGTGCGGAAGGCGTATTGAAAAAGAGGGGATAGCCCTTGAGTCCCTTGAAATTGACGTGGGCCTTGCCGCGCTCCAGGGAGAACTGGACGGCCCCGGGCTCAATGGAGAGGACTTTCAACCGGCTCCCCTCGGTGATCCTCACCACGCTTCCGTCGCGTATGAAAAGTTCCGCGTTGCCCGGTCCCGTGACCATGAGGGTCTCCCCTTCCGCAAGGGCCTGGTTGGTCTTTGCGGGAACACCGCGCTG
The sequence above is a segment of the Syntrophorhabdaceae bacterium genome. Coding sequences within it:
- a CDS encoding FecR family protein produces the protein METTRRTITALLIFLAFGTSLYASSPGAVYVNFIEGAVLRIAANSQRGVPAKTNQALAEGETLMVTGPGNAELFIRDGSVVRITEGSRLKVLSIEPGAVQFSLERGKAHVNFKGLKGYPLFFNTPSAQVDAFDRSTFRIDINAAGETEISVLAGELFVAQPKGRMKIIVGTRLIMRKEGEAPVYTTNRPADVWDKWNRMKDGDPLPSGDTREPERRSAPYAPPADVSAAAAIAEVSPAPAVTREYIYIGTGPAWSYSYYPFDYRFYPRPWPSRWYRGWGGPRGWYGGYRGYRGHGGHFCRGHRR